In a genomic window of Zingiber officinale cultivar Zhangliang chromosome 9B, Zo_v1.1, whole genome shotgun sequence:
- the LOC122023353 gene encoding uncharacterized protein LOC122023353 translates to MRDFASCIGNHAVTVSYCSGGGGTGSGRSGTGSSGCGGTGSSGGTGSSGSTASVVVDHAGSALIAVTCFYRATLFTLREVLLRVTWSHANAGPLLSVAVDDDSTSARPREPNALEFSHPLTEKKGTRSCFSGPCAVALHWDISAARYESGPEPVDGFYVVVVVDSQIALSLGDLSRDFVAEFGDALPLARCSTICRREQVLGRRLYYSTKARFCDGGSDHEITIRCKGYGWDADDSELSVSVDKKPAAHARNLRWNFRGNQTVFVDGYPVDVMWDVHDWWFGDSSGQAVFLFRRRSTPESRLWLEDEALNAEQGISGFSLLIRAFRSP, encoded by the coding sequence ATGAGGGACTTCGCTTCCTGCATCGGCAACCACGCCGTCACCGTCTCCTActgcagcggcggcggcggcactgGCAGCGGCCGCAGCGGCACTGGCAGCAGCGGCTGCGGCGGCACTGGCAGCAGCGGCGGCACTGGCAGCAGCGGCAGCACCGCCTCCGTCGTCGTCGACCACGCTGGCTCCGCCCTCATCGCGGTCACCTGCTTCTATCGCGCTACGCTCTTCACCCTAAGGGAGGTCCTTCTCCGGGTCACCTGGTCCCATGCCAACGCCGGTCCCTTACTCTCGGTCGCCGTCGACGACGACTCCACCTCGGCCCGCCCTCGGGAGCCCAATGCCTTGGAGTTTTCCCATCCGCTGACCGAGAAGAAAGGCACCCGCTCCTGTTTCTCCGGCCCCTGCGCCGTCGCCCTTCACTGGGACATCTCCGCCGCTCGATACGAGTCGGGCCCCGAGCCCGTCGACGGCTTCTACGTCGTCGTCGTGGTGGACTCGCAGATCGCGCTATCGCTCGGCGATTTGAGCAGGGACTTCGTCGCCGAGTTCGGGGACGCGCTTCCGCTCGCGCGATGCTCGACGATTTGCCGCAGAGAGCAAGTCCTCGGTCGCCGCCTCTACTACTCCACCAAAGCGCGGTTCTGCGACGGCGGTTCCGATCACGAAATCACCATCCGGTGCAAGGGGTACGGATGGGACGCCGACGACTCTGAGCTGTCGGTGTCGGTCGACAAGAAGCCGGCGGCGCACGCGAGGAACCTCCGGTGGAACTTCAGAGGGAACCAGACCGTCTTCGTCGACGGATATCCGGTGGACGTGATGTGGGATGTCCACGACTGGTGGTTCGGCGACTCCTCCGGCCAAGCCGTGTTTTTGTTTCGCCGTCGGAGCACGCCGGAAAGCAGACTGTGGCTAGAGGACGAGGCACTGAACGCCGAGCAGGGGATTTCTGGCTTCTCCCTGTTGATCCGAGCCTTCAGGAGCCCTTGA